The Dokdonia donghaensis DSW-1 DNA window GTGACCAGCAGCTATGAGACCACGTACTTCCTTTAACTTTTTTGAGAAGTAGTACTCCTTAGTTTCTTGTAATCTATTTGCTGGTTTACTCATTGCTTCTGGTTTTTATAAGCACCTAATACTTTAAAATCTTTTGCCATAAGTGAGACTAAAGTGGTTGCTTTCTTAAAACTTTCTACACTATCAAAAGTGACATCTACAAAAAAGGCATACTCCCAAGGTTTCTCTATGATAGGCATAGATTGAATTTTTGTGAGATTCATCTTGCAATCGCTTAGCACGTTAAGTATCGTTGCCAGGCTCCCACGCTTGTGGTCTGTTGTAAATCGCAGTGATGCTTTGTTTATAACCCCTTCGGCTTCTTTTCCATTTTTATTAAGGATAAAAAAGCGAGTAGCATTCTCATCTACAGTTTGTATAGATGACTTGATAATCGAGAGGTCATAAATCTCTGCCGCTGTTGTGCTTGCAATTGCTGCAATACCCGCTAGATTGCGATCTTTTATCTCTCTTGCCACGCCCGCCGTATCTGTATCTTCTACCAGTTTTATAGATGGGTAGTCTCTAAAAAACTGTCTACATTGCAATATTGCCATAGGGTGTGACCATACTTCTTTTATGGTAGTAAGATCTTGCCCTTTGAGCGCCATCAAGTTGTGTTGTATATCTAGGTAGTATTCTCCTTCTATAGTAAGATTATGATCATCTAGTAGTGCATAGTTAGGTAATATGGCTCCTGCTATGGTATTTTCTATAGCCATCACGGCATCATCTACCTCACCATCTAGCAACGCATCTACCAGCCTTGGGAAAGACATACACTCCAGCACCTCCACATCTGCCCCAAAAAACTCTTGAGCTACCTTGTGGTGAAAAGACCCTCGCACGCCTTGTATCGCTACTTTCATAATCTGTTTTCTATAGATGATTTGTAATCACCTTTCTAAATTTTATTTTACTTGAATTGACTCCAATAAAAAAGTCCTGATAAAAATTTTTATCAGGACTTTTCTAGTTTTGAGTATGTCTAATTACTGCAATACCAATCCTGATCTCTTCTTAAAAAAGAAGAAATAAAAAAAGTTGTTCCAATAATAAACTTGCGTTTGCATATTCAATTCTTAGACTGCTAATGTAGAAAAAAAATCTAATGAGAACCGACAAACCATCTCTTTTGCGAAATAAATTTTATTAAGCCCATTTTATTATGGATTTCACAATGGTGCTTTATACGCTTTCGCGAAAGCGTCATCACACCCACATAATCTCATATACATCTCAGCACTAAAAACCTTAGTACAAGACTGCTATAGCGTCACACCGTTATGAGAATGACGAGAAGCACTAGAACTAGCGCTTAAAATAGACCAAGCTCCTACTACTACATAGTAATGAACACAAGAAACTCCTGCTTGTTACGTTTTATGCTCATCCCTTATTTACTAACTTTGTGTAAGAACAAAATCATCATATGTCTATCCAAGTACACGGTATTACAAAAACTTATGGCACTCAGAAAGCGCTAGACGACATCTCATTTACACTTAACAAAGGTGAGATAGTAGGTTTTCTAGGTCCTAACGGTGCCGGTAAAAGTACAATGATGAAAATCTTAACCACCTACCTCGCTCCTACTCAAGGTACGGCTCAAGTAAACTCATATGATACACGTAAGGAGGTACAACAGGTACGTAGCGCTGTAGGCTATCTCCCAGAGCACAACCCGTTATATCTAGAGATGTATGTAAAGGAGTACCTCGCTTTTAATGCAGGTATATATAAGGTAAGTAAAGAGCGCATAGCAGAGGTAATACAACTCACGGGACTTACCCCAGAAGCACATAAAAAAATAAGCCAACTCTCAAAAGGGTATCGCCAGCGTGTAGGTCTTGCTACGGCACTGCTACACGACCCAGAAGTGCTTATACTAGATGAACCTACTACCGGTCTGGATCCTAACCAGTTACTAGAGATACGTAGCCTTATAAAAAATATAGGGCAACATAAGACTATATTAATGAGCACACACATTATGCAAGAGGTAGAAGCCATTTGTGACCGTGTGATTATCATTAATAAAGGGCAGATTGTAGCAGATAGAAAGATGAGCGAGCTACGAGATGGCGAGCAACAAGTGGTTATAGTAGCGTTTGACTACCGCGTAGAAGAAGTTGCACTCACACGACTTGATAAAGTAGCCAGTGTAAAAAACACGACAGGCTTTACCTATGAGATTACCTTTGCCACACAAGAAGATATGCGTGCAAGAGTATTTGACTTTGCACACGATAATGAGCTCAAGATCTTACAGCTCAACCAGAAAAATGCCAGTCTCGAGAGTCTTTTTACAGAACTTACCGCATAAAAAATGCCCTCTAGATATTACTAGAAGGCAAGTTATATAGGTTTTTATTTATAACTGGATAGTATACTCTTGACCTGCTATGGTAATAACTGCTACGTTATCACAAGTGCCATCGCCATAATCTAATGTGCCTTCTATATCGTTTTGAGTAACGATAGATAGCTCACCACTTACAAAATAAGGACAGGTAGCCTCCCTGCGTAGTGCAGTAGTTACTTCACCACTGCGAGACAATCCATTAGTAAATGTGGTGTCCCAGTTACCTGTTATGAGAAATGCATTATCTGTCCAGGTGCCAGACCCTACACCTTCTACCCACTCA harbors:
- the gldA gene encoding gliding motility-associated ABC transporter ATP-binding subunit GldA is translated as MSIQVHGITKTYGTQKALDDISFTLNKGEIVGFLGPNGAGKSTMMKILTTYLAPTQGTAQVNSYDTRKEVQQVRSAVGYLPEHNPLYLEMYVKEYLAFNAGIYKVSKERIAEVIQLTGLTPEAHKKISQLSKGYRQRVGLATALLHDPEVLILDEPTTGLDPNQLLEIRSLIKNIGQHKTILMSTHIMQEVEAICDRVIIINKGQIVADRKMSELRDGEQQVVIVAFDYRVEEVALTRLDKVASVKNTTGFTYEITFATQEDMRARVFDFAHDNELKILQLNQKNASLESLFTELTA
- a CDS encoding prephenate dehydratase, whose product is MKVAIQGVRGSFHHKVAQEFFGADVEVLECMSFPRLVDALLDGEVDDAVMAIENTIAGAILPNYALLDDHNLTIEGEYYLDIQHNLMALKGQDLTTIKEVWSHPMAILQCRQFFRDYPSIKLVEDTDTAGVAREIKDRNLAGIAAIASTTAAEIYDLSIIKSSIQTVDENATRFFILNKNGKEAEGVINKASLRFTTDHKRGSLATILNVLSDCKMNLTKIQSMPIIEKPWEYAFFVDVTFDSVESFKKATTLVSLMAKDFKVLGAYKNQKQ